The Juglans microcarpa x Juglans regia isolate MS1-56 chromosome 8D, Jm3101_v1.0, whole genome shotgun sequence genomic sequence CTCATTAACAAAGACAACTTAAAAACAGTACAAATGGACCGAAACATGCATGTGGCGGCTAACTTACCATGGAAGAAGACCAAACCGAAGAGTCCATGGAAGAAGGAGAGACACATGAAGGAGCTGGATGCCCGATGATGGCTAGACGATAGTGGCACTGCGCAGGAGGGAGTTATGTCATGCATGGGCATTTCTAGCATCTCTTAAGGTTGACGGCATGCTGGACATCGTCGACTGCACAAGGCATCGAGGGGAAGAGACTTGGTGGAGCTAGTCGATGTCACTGGACATCACTGCCATGATTGATGGCAGTTACAAGATCGAAAGCTAAAAGGGAAGGCTACTACGTTTTCAGGTGGCTGGAACATAGGAGAATTTGTGGGGTTACTTGTTTCAGCTTGCATGGGAAGCTTGTTTTCTGATGGTGCAAGGCTGGCAGCGAGAGAGATCTTGGTGTGGTTTCTGAATGGTATGATGAACCCACAGCGTCACTATCTCAGCACCACCATGGCGGTCCTGGATGAACCCACCATCTTTGTCATTGCCTCTGAATTTCTTAATGGTATGATGCTATGTCCTCTGAATTTAAAGCTTTAACTCAAACGAAGACCTGGACCTTGGTTCCTCCGAACCCTATTTTTAATGTTGTTGGCTGTTGTTGGGTCTATAAGACCAAATTGAATTCTGATGGATCTTTTGCTAGACGGAAAGCCTGTTTAGTAGCAAAAGGATACCACCAACAGTTTGGTTTACACTATGGTGCGACCTTTAGCCCAGTTGTTAAGGCCACTACCATTCGCCTAGTCATATCTGTTGTTGTGAACCATGGCTAGCCTCTACGCCAAATAGATATCCAGAATGCGTTTTTGTATGGAGAGCTTACTGACACTGTCTTTATGCAGTACCCTCAAGGCTTCATTGATAAACAATATCCCAATTATGTGTGCAAACCTAACAAGGCCATCTATGGTCTTAAACAGGCACCTAGAGCCTGGTTTGCCCAATTGAATGCCTGGCTCACTGATTATAGTTTTTCTGCTTCACGTGATGATCCATCTCTATTCATCTTGAACTCTGGTGACTTACATATGTTTCTTttgatttatgttgatgacatgctTATTACTTCTTCCATACATGCTGCTATAGACAATCTGATTTCTGCTCTGGCCAGAGCCTTTCCTGTAAAGGATCTAGGCCAATTATCTTACTTCCTTGGGATTGAAATTGATTACTTGATTTCTGGTATTTTCCTATCTCAAAGGAAGTATATCAAAGATCTCTTGGAAAGAAGTAACATGCTTAATGCTAAGCCAATGACCTCACCTATGGCAGCTTCTCTCAAGCTGTCACAATTCGATGGTCCTGAATTTACTGACTCCACACTGTTTCGAAGC encodes the following:
- the LOC121242439 gene encoding uncharacterized mitochondrial protein AtMg00810-like — protein: MEEDQTEESMEEGETHEGAGCPMMLQDRKLKGKATTFSGGWNIGEFVGLLVSACMGSLFSDGARLAAREILVWFLNGMMNPQRHYLSTTMAVLDEPTIFVIASEFLNDIQNAFLYGELTDTVFMQYPQGFIDKQYPNYVCKPNKAIYGLKQAPRAWFAQLNAWLTDYSFSASRDDPSLFILNSGDLHMFLLIYVDDMLITSSIHAAIDNLISALARAFPVKDLGQLSYFLGIEIDYLISGIFLSQRKYIKDLLERSNMLNAKPMTSPMAASLKLSQFDGPEFTDSTLFRSIVGGLQYLSITRPDIAFSVNKVCQFMHCAKVSHWSAVKRILRYLKSTINYGMLFKSSSSLTLQAYTDADWAGCPDDRCSTLAFCIFLGKHLISWSSKKQKTVARSSTEAEYKSLVTTAVELIWIQTLLRELGLFLFDATYSLVQ